Proteins encoded within one genomic window of Bremerella alba:
- a CDS encoding DUF7674 family protein, with protein sequence MHDDIWEGLLHLQVAEFSRLVQSFIDQHKRHEFDSACQLFMELFQQGSPELMNALYVSFLENITFKDDTTSRRWAYDRMPPMMQTAYEEMESHNRRIHGGE encoded by the coding sequence CTGCACGATGACATCTGGGAAGGATTACTACATCTTCAAGTTGCCGAGTTCAGTCGGTTGGTTCAATCCTTCATCGATCAGCACAAGCGGCACGAGTTCGATTCAGCCTGCCAGCTTTTTATGGAACTGTTTCAGCAGGGAAGCCCGGAACTGATGAACGCCTTATACGTTTCATTCCTCGAAAATATCACATTCAAGGACGATACGACGAGTCGCCGCTGGGCCTACGATCGGATGCCGCCGATGATGCAAACGGCGTATGAAGAAATGGAATCGCACAATCGACGAATCCATGGGGGAGAATAG
- a CDS encoding protein kinase domain-containing protein produces the protein MIELSKLGPFALENRLGKDPNSHVFHGFHLKQKRQAVVCILPERYAENPRARRRLENRSRQLMKLTHPNIVRYHGAGIDQGVPFFALDYVDGINLQQYLEQHGPLPWETVVEIGLQVCAALAAAHHMNIHHLDVRPAHVLLSGAGLTDPRQPLTVQLTSFWADPRWRRSSLLLLPKDRQQYLSPEQFEDPQYVDDATDIFSLGCVFYEMITGKLPFNPLASGDERWKLPERPASLELDCPVWLDRVIMRMIEVMPDRRPPDIDSVAAGLRESQDAVARGMSAIEHALVGNNGRESIIDIGIDRSEAEKLMHKPSYYERGSFFNSRIFLGLALILIIGALVWLLRPLNDAQLYARAEPMMLTDDTTKWRDAENNYIQPLLDRYPDSEYADEAQNWLNMIQMERAEARLAISLRMGREFRSDAERRLANARGLEEGGNYLGAWHQYDMILEELPETLDNRPYHLISKREINRLQHKRITGKVQNSSINDFVLQAEESILSGDVREGREIFRRIVSLYQESPDGAGAVELAKSVLAKPISMSAVKEANSAKQKVAQATDLQQEVRKPEMTPTDAPADAGPSTAAPVTTPTEEAATPTSELDLSEIASPQAGPLDEASPVKRAPLFPVSP, from the coding sequence ATGATAGAGCTATCCAAGTTAGGTCCGTTTGCCCTGGAAAACCGCCTCGGCAAGGACCCCAATAGCCATGTTTTCCATGGCTTTCATCTCAAGCAAAAACGCCAAGCAGTCGTTTGCATCCTGCCCGAACGATATGCCGAGAATCCTCGTGCGCGACGACGACTTGAAAATCGTAGTCGCCAGTTAATGAAATTGACCCACCCGAACATCGTCCGCTATCACGGGGCGGGGATTGATCAGGGGGTTCCGTTCTTCGCGCTCGATTACGTCGACGGCATCAATCTGCAGCAGTATCTAGAACAACATGGTCCCCTTCCTTGGGAAACGGTCGTCGAGATTGGCCTGCAGGTATGTGCCGCGTTGGCGGCCGCGCATCACATGAACATCCATCACTTGGATGTTCGCCCAGCCCATGTGTTGCTTTCCGGTGCAGGTCTGACCGATCCACGCCAGCCTTTGACCGTCCAACTGACCAGCTTCTGGGCCGATCCACGCTGGCGGCGTTCTTCGCTGCTGCTTCTTCCGAAAGACCGACAACAATATCTTTCGCCAGAGCAGTTTGAGGATCCCCAGTATGTTGACGATGCCACCGATATCTTCTCGCTGGGGTGCGTCTTCTACGAGATGATCACCGGCAAGCTGCCGTTCAACCCGCTTGCGTCCGGCGACGAGCGTTGGAAACTGCCAGAGCGGCCGGCCTCGCTCGAACTGGACTGCCCGGTGTGGCTCGACCGAGTCATCATGCGGATGATCGAGGTCATGCCCGATCGTCGCCCTCCGGATATCGATTCAGTCGCGGCCGGGCTACGCGAATCACAGGACGCGGTCGCGCGCGGCATGAGCGCGATCGAACATGCGTTGGTCGGCAACAACGGACGCGAAAGCATCATCGATATCGGTATCGACCGGAGCGAAGCCGAGAAACTGATGCACAAACCCTCGTATTACGAACGGGGTTCGTTCTTCAACAGCCGAATCTTCCTTGGGCTGGCGTTGATCCTCATCATCGGTGCACTTGTTTGGCTGCTTCGTCCGCTCAACGATGCTCAACTATACGCACGCGCCGAACCCATGATGCTTACCGACGACACTACCAAGTGGCGTGATGCCGAGAACAACTACATTCAGCCCCTCTTGGATCGTTATCCCGACAGCGAATATGCAGACGAGGCGCAGAATTGGCTCAACATGATTCAAATGGAAAGAGCCGAAGCTCGCCTGGCGATCAGCTTGCGAATGGGTCGTGAATTTCGCAGCGATGCCGAACGCCGACTGGCCAATGCCCGGGGCTTGGAAGAGGGTGGTAATTACCTGGGGGCATGGCATCAGTACGACATGATCCTGGAAGAACTTCCAGAGACGTTAGATAACCGGCCCTACCATTTGATCTCGAAACGAGAGATCAATCGGCTGCAGCACAAGCGTATTACCGGTAAGGTTCAGAACTCGTCGATCAACGACTTCGTTCTTCAGGCCGAAGAGTCGATTCTCTCTGGCGACGTCCGAGAGGGTCGTGAGATCTTCCGTCGGATCGTCTCGTTGTATCAAGAGTCGCCTGACGGAGCAGGGGCGGTTGAGCTCGCAAAAAGCGTGCTCGCGAAACCGATCTCGATGTCTGCCGTAAAAGAAGCAAACTCGGCCAAGCAGAAAGTTGCGCAAGCAACGGACCTGCAGCAGGAAGTACGCAAACCGGAGATGACCCCGACAGATGCTCCGGCAGACGCGGGACCATCGACGGCTGCACCGGTAACCACTCCGACCGAAGAAGCGGCAACGCCCACAAGCGAGCTAGACCTCTCGGAAATCGCCTCGCCCCAAGCTGGCCCGCTTGATGAAGCATCGCCAGTGAAACGAGCGCCACTCTTCCCGGTGAGTCCGTAA
- a CDS encoding GNAT family N-acetyltransferase encodes MLRVLEINESQDLSYVRSNWHRLWESTPGATFFQTLEWLQIYWKHFGEGKQLRVLLVLEGQCLVGVVPLVVVKEPTRLGKVNVLTYPLADWGTHFSVLAENPQLTLRRALQHIQEQPRDWDMIDLRWLAEEDMEVNLTSDAMADAGYSPNPGVWKETVFIDFEGTWDDYLRSRSPKMRSDIRRKLNKFDSTGRVHLERYRPQGKAANDCDPRWDLYSQATTIAEKSWQGHSTTGTTISHRHIRRYIKDCHVAATELGMLDLAMLYLDGKPIGFCYNYCSDGHIFGLRRGDAPEARELGLGTTLTAILIRDSFQRADKSLDMGPGSFEAKRRWMTRIATVGRMTHYPMLAPRAQILRLKHWWQSCRDRKTGRLRTALEGKQSPV; translated from the coding sequence ATGCTTCGCGTTTTGGAAATCAACGAATCCCAGGATCTTTCCTACGTTCGATCCAATTGGCATCGGCTATGGGAATCGACGCCGGGAGCGACATTCTTCCAAACGCTTGAGTGGTTACAAATCTACTGGAAGCATTTCGGTGAAGGGAAACAACTTCGCGTCTTGCTGGTCCTCGAAGGACAATGCTTGGTCGGAGTGGTCCCCCTGGTCGTTGTCAAAGAGCCGACGCGTCTGGGCAAAGTGAACGTCTTAACCTACCCGCTTGCCGACTGGGGTACCCATTTCAGCGTTCTAGCCGAAAACCCTCAGCTGACGCTGCGTCGGGCTCTACAGCACATTCAAGAGCAGCCGCGTGACTGGGACATGATCGATCTCCGCTGGCTGGCCGAAGAGGACATGGAAGTCAACTTGACCAGCGACGCAATGGCCGATGCCGGCTACTCTCCTAACCCAGGCGTTTGGAAGGAAACCGTCTTCATCGATTTTGAAGGGACCTGGGATGATTACCTGCGTTCGCGAAGCCCTAAGATGCGTAGTGATATTCGCCGGAAACTTAACAAGTTTGATTCGACTGGCCGCGTTCACTTAGAACGATATCGCCCACAGGGAAAAGCAGCAAACGATTGCGATCCTCGCTGGGACCTTTACTCACAGGCCACAACGATTGCAGAAAAGAGCTGGCAAGGACACTCGACAACGGGAACTACGATCTCCCATCGACATATTCGCCGTTACATCAAAGACTGTCATGTCGCCGCGACCGAACTAGGCATGCTTGATCTAGCCATGCTCTATCTCGACGGCAAGCCGATCGGCTTCTGTTACAACTATTGCTCAGACGGTCACATTTTCGGGTTACGTCGTGGCGATGCCCCCGAAGCTCGCGAGCTTGGACTCGGCACGACCCTGACAGCCATCCTTATCCGCGACAGCTTTCAGCGAGCCGACAAGTCGCTCGACATGGGACCAGGCTCGTTTGAAGCCAAGCGACGTTGGATGACACGGATCGCGACGGTTGGGCGCATGACCCACTACCCGATGCTAGCACCGCGTGCCCAGATTCTTCGCCTGAAGCATTGGTGGCAGTCATGTCGCGACCGCAAGACGGGTCGCTTACGAACGGCCCTGGAAGGGAAACAATCGCCCGTCTAG
- a CDS encoding DUF1501 domain-containing protein: MSFAPQGMTRRHFMSHMAGASAMIAPSMMMGSAIQANAQDLKKRGKSCIMLWMGGGPSTMDIWDLKPGTNTGGPFRPMSTKGDLQISEHMPKTAQVMDNLSVVRSMSTREADHGRGRYYMHTGYVPNPNIEHPSYGSVIAHELASDHNELEIPPFVSVGGGSVGPGFLGMSWAPFTVSSSGQVRNLGMKGWGDETLQSRLEMLRLIEGGFVNQNRGPAAMDHAKILDKTVKLMTSDQMKAFKVMEEPEEMKELYGNDGFGRGCLLARRLVEAGVPFIEVDLGGWDNHQNIFNTLSDNKLPVLDRAMSALVTDLKQRGLLESTTIVWMGEFSRTPRINGNTGRDHWARSWSTVVGGGGINGGLAVGETSSDGTRVETEPYSSEDLMATVCRAMGISLDTTFTSKSGRPMKIANGGKIIKELIA; encoded by the coding sequence ATGAGTTTTGCTCCACAGGGGATGACCCGACGCCACTTCATGTCGCACATGGCCGGCGCATCGGCAATGATCGCTCCTTCGATGATGATGGGGAGTGCCATTCAGGCCAACGCACAAGACCTGAAGAAGCGTGGCAAGAGCTGCATCATGCTTTGGATGGGTGGTGGTCCGAGCACAATGGATATCTGGGATCTTAAGCCAGGTACCAACACCGGTGGTCCTTTCCGCCCCATGAGCACCAAGGGTGATCTGCAGATCAGCGAGCACATGCCCAAGACCGCTCAGGTCATGGACAACCTCTCGGTCGTTCGCTCGATGAGCACCCGCGAAGCGGATCATGGTCGTGGCCGTTACTACATGCATACCGGTTATGTGCCTAATCCCAACATCGAGCACCCTAGCTACGGTTCGGTGATTGCCCACGAATTGGCCAGCGATCACAACGAACTGGAAATCCCACCGTTCGTTTCGGTTGGTGGTGGTAGCGTCGGCCCAGGCTTCCTGGGTATGTCGTGGGCTCCGTTCACCGTCAGCAGTAGTGGTCAGGTTCGCAACCTGGGCATGAAAGGCTGGGGGGATGAAACCCTGCAAAGCCGCCTGGAAATGCTGCGTTTGATCGAAGGTGGCTTCGTCAATCAGAACCGCGGTCCGGCTGCCATGGATCACGCCAAGATCCTGGACAAGACCGTCAAGCTGATGACCAGCGATCAGATGAAGGCCTTCAAGGTCATGGAAGAACCCGAAGAAATGAAGGAGCTTTATGGTAACGATGGCTTCGGCCGTGGTTGCTTACTGGCTCGCCGCCTGGTGGAAGCTGGCGTTCCGTTCATCGAAGTCGATCTGGGTGGTTGGGATAACCATCAGAACATCTTCAACACGTTGTCCGACAACAAGCTGCCGGTTCTCGACCGTGCGATGAGTGCCCTGGTTACCGACCTGAAGCAACGTGGTCTGCTGGAAAGCACCACGATTGTGTGGATGGGCGAATTTAGCCGTACTCCACGCATCAACGGTAACACCGGTCGCGATCACTGGGCTCGCAGTTGGAGCACCGTGGTCGGTGGTGGTGGTATCAACGGTGGTCTCGCCGTTGGTGAAACCAGCTCGGACGGTACGCGGGTTGAAACCGAACCGTACAGCTCGGAAGACCTGATGGCGACCGTTTGCCGTGCGATGGGTATCTCGCTCGATACGACCTTCACCAGTAAGAGCGGACGTCCGATGAAGATCGCCAATGGCGGTAAGATCATCAAGGAATTGATCGCCTAA
- a CDS encoding DUF1549 domain-containing protein translates to MSRWQVIPVTFGLMLAVTAGLSAADKSEDYGIPQVATINEKIRLGWEDYGISPSPDEIDSVWARRLFLDVLGRVPSVDELNEFQRDRGKDKKKNLVDKILFDEQYTEEYARNWTTVWTNTLIGRNGGTDNNSQISRPGMQKYLRDSFARNKPYDQMVKELVTATGANTPGMPNFNGAVNFYMDKLEEDGVQATAKTAQIFLGMQVQCTQCHNHPFNEWKQEKFWNMNAFFRQTRARRGEMPTGGNDNMRAMTLNDVDFMGEGRNINNAEIYYELRNGLLKVAYPEFLDGQKIPTSGRVAEVNRRDELAKFMIDSESLPEAVANRYWGHFLGYGFTKPVDDMGPHNRPTHPELVAFLGEEVRNNSFNLKDLIRWITLSEAYGLSSKITKGNALDDPTVGEPPKFSHFYLRQMQAEQLYESLLVATEAHKTRGNYEAQEKKKSEWMQQFVTAFGTDEGDEATTFNGTIPQALMMFNGDLVMDAVSTKPGSFIHRMAAEGRDGKEAINHLYMATVARRPTRNELQAANFLIGVHKGDMAKAMQDVFWALLNSNEFILNH, encoded by the coding sequence ATGTCGCGCTGGCAAGTTATTCCCGTTACTTTCGGCTTGATGCTCGCAGTTACTGCGGGTTTGAGCGCCGCTGATAAATCGGAAGATTATGGCATCCCTCAGGTTGCCACGATCAACGAGAAGATTCGTCTCGGTTGGGAAGACTACGGAATTTCGCCATCGCCGGACGAGATCGACTCTGTTTGGGCCCGGCGCCTGTTTCTCGACGTGCTGGGCCGTGTTCCTTCGGTCGACGAGCTGAACGAGTTTCAGCGAGATCGCGGCAAGGACAAAAAGAAGAATCTTGTCGACAAGATTCTCTTCGACGAGCAGTACACCGAAGAATATGCCCGCAACTGGACCACCGTGTGGACCAACACGCTGATTGGCCGTAACGGCGGTACCGACAACAACTCGCAGATCAGCCGTCCCGGCATGCAGAAGTATCTACGCGATAGCTTTGCCCGTAATAAGCCGTACGACCAAATGGTCAAAGAACTAGTGACGGCCACCGGTGCCAACACGCCGGGCATGCCCAACTTCAACGGGGCTGTCAACTTCTATATGGACAAGCTGGAAGAAGACGGCGTCCAGGCGACGGCCAAGACCGCCCAGATTTTTCTCGGTATGCAGGTTCAGTGTACCCAGTGCCATAACCATCCATTTAACGAATGGAAGCAGGAAAAGTTCTGGAACATGAACGCCTTCTTCCGTCAAACGCGTGCCCGACGCGGTGAGATGCCCACCGGTGGCAACGATAACATGCGAGCGATGACGCTCAACGATGTCGACTTCATGGGTGAAGGCCGCAACATCAACAACGCCGAGATTTATTACGAACTGCGTAATGGTCTATTGAAGGTGGCCTATCCAGAGTTTTTAGATGGTCAGAAGATTCCGACTAGTGGCCGTGTTGCAGAAGTCAATCGACGTGATGAACTCGCGAAGTTCATGATCGACTCCGAGAGTCTGCCGGAAGCGGTTGCTAACCGTTACTGGGGACACTTCCTCGGCTATGGCTTCACCAAGCCTGTCGATGACATGGGACCGCACAACCGTCCGACCCATCCTGAACTGGTCGCCTTTTTGGGTGAGGAAGTCCGGAACAACAGTTTTAATCTGAAGGATCTGATCCGTTGGATTACGCTGAGCGAAGCTTACGGGCTTTCTAGTAAGATCACCAAGGGGAATGCCCTGGACGATCCGACGGTGGGTGAACCACCGAAGTTCAGCCACTTCTACCTGCGTCAGATGCAGGCCGAACAGTTGTACGAATCGTTGTTAGTTGCGACCGAAGCTCATAAGACTCGCGGCAACTACGAAGCTCAGGAAAAGAAGAAGAGCGAATGGATGCAGCAGTTCGTCACCGCATTCGGCACCGACGAAGGGGACGAAGCGACGACGTTCAACGGCACCATTCCGCAAGCTCTCATGATGTTCAATGGCGACTTGGTCATGGACGCTGTCAGCACGAAGCCTGGTAGCTTTATCCACCGCATGGCGGCGGAAGGTCGCGATGGGAAGGAAGCAATCAATCACCTGTACATGGCGACGGTTGCCAGACGCCCCACGCGTAACGAGTTGCAAGCCGCAAACTTCCTCATTGGTGTTCACAAGGGAGACATGGCCAAGGCCATGCAAGATGTCTTCTGGGCTCTCTTGAACAGCAACGAGTTCATTTTAAATCACTAA
- a CDS encoding carboxypeptidase-like regulatory domain-containing protein has protein sequence MATIYRCALCAFMLISLGCYQDHGLPLEEVSGLVTQDGTPLEGVTLEFRPESGRTSFGRTDSAGKYQLQYTETIDGGMIGKHTVEIRVPQRQPSQIPGFAEMDKEERMMLMKYDRVTWPNAVAVTEGNDNVIDFELNEAN, from the coding sequence ATGGCGACGATCTATCGCTGCGCCCTGTGCGCTTTCATGCTGATTTCCCTTGGCTGCTACCAAGACCATGGGCTACCACTGGAAGAAGTTAGCGGGCTTGTCACTCAAGACGGCACGCCGTTGGAAGGCGTCACCCTAGAGTTCCGTCCCGAAAGCGGACGCACCTCGTTTGGGCGAACCGATTCCGCAGGCAAGTATCAATTGCAATACACCGAGACAATCGACGGGGGCATGATCGGTAAGCATACCGTCGAGATTCGCGTCCCGCAGCGACAGCCTTCCCAGATCCCAGGCTTCGCGGAAATGGACAAGGAAGAGCGGATGATGCTCATGAAATACGATCGCGTGACATGGCCCAACGCCGTTGCCGTGACCGAAGGCAACGACAACGTCATCGACTTTGAACTGAACGAAGCCAACTAA
- a CDS encoding anti-sigma factor family protein translates to MTDPIAHPDAKTEMDELLAAYLDNELSETERSLVETRLAEDDNFRGRLDELDRAWDMLDALPKADLDDEKFVRTTVEMITVAASQEIQQYEQQRKRTATVRQAGIALGIVALVGMGFVLTQWRLSRPDRVLVESLPVIENVDELERVDNIEFLEALRKEGLFTGETSDES, encoded by the coding sequence ATGACCGATCCCATTGCACATCCCGACGCGAAGACCGAGATGGACGAGCTGCTGGCCGCCTATCTCGACAACGAGCTTTCCGAAACGGAGCGTTCGCTGGTCGAAACGCGCCTGGCCGAGGACGACAACTTCCGCGGTCGGCTTGACGAACTCGATCGCGCTTGGGATATGCTCGACGCGCTGCCTAAAGCCGATCTCGACGACGAAAAGTTCGTCCGCACCACCGTCGAAATGATCACCGTGGCCGCCTCGCAAGAGATTCAGCAATACGAACAACAACGCAAACGCACTGCCACGGTTCGCCAGGCAGGCATCGCTTTGGGTATTGTCGCCCTGGTAGGCATGGGCTTTGTGCTCACCCAATGGCGGCTCAGTCGCCCCGATCGTGTTCTCGTCGAGAGCCTTCCGGTGATCGAAAATGTGGACGAACTAGAACGCGTCGACAATATCGAGTTTCTGGAAGCCCTGCGGAAAGAAGGCCTTTTCACGGGAGAGACCAGCGATGAATCGTAA
- a CDS encoding KpsF/GutQ family sugar-phosphate isomerase, producing MSSPIAKGEIATPRARWIEQGQAAIRHEADVMLRVAQSLDDRFASAVEMILNCHGDVIVSGIGKAGHVGTKLAATLASTGTRSHFLHPAEAIHGDLGRVSERDIVLMLSQSGETEEIIRLLPILRGLGATLIAMTSSAENTLGKAASVVLELGGITEACPLNLAPTASTAAMLALGDALAITVSEHRGFRQEDFARYHPGGSLGRKLALVEEKMRPLDQCRVASDQFSIRDVFRKVRVQGRRTGAIMLTDAEGRLSGIFTDSDLARLFERDGMVDINASIATVMTTHPKTTVAGTRFQAALHRLANEKISEMPVVDAQGRPLGMLDVTDVVGQVPSDAAEEPIVRPTLKIRYPNQDERGA from the coding sequence ATGAGTTCTCCCATTGCTAAGGGTGAAATCGCCACGCCTCGTGCCCGCTGGATCGAGCAAGGACAAGCCGCTATTCGGCATGAAGCCGACGTGATGCTGCGCGTTGCCCAGTCGCTCGACGATCGTTTTGCCAGCGCTGTCGAGATGATCTTAAACTGTCACGGCGACGTGATCGTCAGCGGGATCGGCAAAGCAGGCCACGTCGGGACCAAGCTTGCCGCAACATTGGCATCGACCGGGACGCGTAGTCATTTTCTGCATCCGGCGGAAGCGATTCACGGCGATCTTGGCCGCGTGAGTGAACGCGACATTGTGCTCATGCTTTCGCAAAGTGGCGAAACAGAAGAAATCATCCGGCTGCTGCCGATTCTGCGAGGACTCGGTGCGACGCTCATCGCGATGACCTCATCGGCGGAAAATACACTCGGCAAAGCGGCCTCTGTGGTGTTGGAACTCGGGGGCATAACCGAAGCGTGTCCGCTCAATCTGGCTCCGACCGCAAGCACGGCGGCCATGCTTGCGTTAGGAGATGCGTTGGCCATTACGGTGAGCGAGCATCGCGGATTTCGCCAGGAAGACTTTGCCCGCTATCACCCCGGCGGAAGTCTGGGACGCAAGTTGGCGCTGGTGGAAGAAAAGATGCGTCCTCTGGATCAATGCCGCGTAGCATCCGATCAGTTTTCGATTCGGGATGTCTTTCGGAAGGTTCGTGTTCAGGGTCGTCGAACCGGGGCTATTATGTTGACCGATGCCGAAGGGCGGTTGTCCGGGATCTTCACCGACAGCGATCTGGCACGCTTGTTCGAGCGGGATGGCATGGTTGATATCAATGCTTCGATCGCCACCGTCATGACGACTCATCCTAAGACGACCGTAGCAGGCACACGCTTTCAAGCGGCCCTGCATCGCCTGGCGAACGAAAAAATTAGCGAAATGCCGGTGGTCGATGCCCAGGGGCGTCCACTTGGTATGTTGGATGTGACGGATGTGGTGGGTCAGGTTCCCAGCGACGCAGCAGAAGAGCCAATTGTCAGGCCCACTCTAAAAATTCGTTATCCGAACCAAGACGAGCGAGGGGCGTAG
- a CDS encoding KdsC family phosphatase: protein MNLEQQCQGIEILLTDVDGVLTDGGVILNNEGVESKQFHIRDGLGFKLWRQAGFKCGLITGRNSQVVRLRAQELNMDIVRQGIQDKATVAQEVLKRFDLKPEQLAYVGDDLIDLGAIRLAGLGIAVADAVEEVKDAADYVTKTPGGKGAIREVIEVILKAKKVWNDIIHTY from the coding sequence ATGAATTTGGAACAGCAATGCCAGGGGATCGAGATCCTCTTGACCGATGTTGACGGGGTGCTGACCGATGGCGGCGTTATTTTGAACAACGAAGGCGTCGAGTCGAAGCAGTTCCACATTCGGGACGGTCTGGGCTTCAAGCTGTGGCGTCAGGCCGGCTTCAAATGTGGCTTGATCACGGGCCGTAATTCGCAGGTCGTACGGCTTCGGGCTCAAGAGTTGAACATGGACATTGTCCGGCAGGGCATTCAAGACAAAGCGACCGTAGCCCAAGAGGTGCTCAAGAGGTTTGACCTCAAGCCGGAGCAACTGGCTTACGTAGGAGACGACTTGATCGATCTCGGGGCAATCCGTCTGGCAGGCCTGGGGATTGCGGTTGCTGATGCGGTGGAAGAGGTGAAGGACGCAGCCGACTACGTCACCAAGACACCTGGCGGTAAAGGCGCGATTCGCGAAGTGATTGAGGTCATCCTCAAAGCGAAAAAAGTCTGGAACGACATCATCCACACTTATTAA
- a CDS encoding DUF1559 domain-containing protein, protein MDSSRTKLRGFTLVELLVVIAIIGVLIALLLPAVQQAREAARRMSCSNKLKQIGLAIHNYHDTHTAFPIGVTSFTGYGSSDNLPIWSVAILPFLEQSALYEQVKAETSNFSAQVPNGTSTNAGGQAVDAYMCPSDILGDINTFRSNMGKSNYMGCGGSMVYANSENFVPNGNYDPQNYNGIFCYDESRQFRDIIDGTSNTILAGERDGGDIANNGPVVVRRAATWACTDVAQFPDRAFAPASSSYPINMPSAGTFPHRAFGSFHPGGAMFVFGDAHVRFLPETINGDTYSALATRSSGEVIDES, encoded by the coding sequence ATGGACTCTTCACGGACTAAGTTACGTGGTTTTACGCTTGTGGAATTATTGGTTGTGATCGCCATTATTGGCGTCCTCATAGCGCTTCTGTTGCCGGCAGTTCAGCAAGCCCGAGAGGCAGCTCGACGGATGTCCTGCTCGAACAAGCTCAAGCAAATTGGCTTGGCGATTCACAACTATCACGATACGCACACCGCGTTTCCGATTGGTGTGACCTCGTTCACCGGCTATGGCAGCAGCGACAACTTGCCAATTTGGAGCGTCGCCATTCTTCCCTTCCTCGAGCAGTCGGCGCTGTACGAGCAGGTCAAAGCCGAGACCAGCAACTTCTCGGCCCAGGTCCCCAACGGGACAAGTACCAACGCCGGTGGACAGGCGGTCGATGCTTACATGTGCCCTTCCGATATTCTGGGCGACATCAACACGTTTCGTTCCAACATGGGCAAGTCGAACTACATGGGCTGTGGTGGTTCGATGGTGTACGCGAATTCCGAGAACTTCGTTCCCAACGGCAACTACGATCCCCAGAATTACAACGGTATCTTTTGCTACGACGAGTCACGCCAGTTTCGGGATATCATCGACGGCACCAGCAACACGATCCTTGCCGGAGAACGCGACGGAGGCGATATCGCGAACAATGGCCCGGTCGTTGTTCGCCGTGCTGCCACTTGGGCTTGTACCGATGTGGCGCAATTTCCCGATCGCGCCTTCGCGCCCGCCTCGAGCAGTTATCCGATCAACATGCCTTCGGCCGGGACCTTTCCGCATCGTGCGTTTGGCAGCTTCCATCCCGGCGGGGCGATGTTTGTTTTTGGCGACGCGCACGTTCGCTTCTTACCAGAAACGATCAACGGCGATACCTATTCGGCCCTTGCCACACGGTCTAGCGGGGAAGTGATCGACGAGTCCTAA
- a CDS encoding RNA polymerase sigma factor yields MSISESTARRYELQDPDVRLMLLVRDDDAAAFEELMLRYQRRVVTVLEHLVSKRDLAEDLAQEVFMRVYRSRKTYVPGSRFSTWLFTIVNNVASNARRSLARRKEVQVTSSVEQSGSQPANPMERIATAASGLMPTRQLDKSEMGSIVRQAVESLNERQRMAVLLSKFEEMSYADIAETMGMSVQAIKSLLSRARANLKEALQPYLQEGTVP; encoded by the coding sequence TTGTCGATTTCGGAATCGACTGCCCGAAGATACGAACTGCAAGATCCGGATGTCCGGCTCATGCTGTTGGTGCGCGATGACGACGCTGCCGCGTTCGAAGAGCTCATGCTCCGGTATCAACGCCGGGTAGTCACCGTATTGGAACATTTAGTTAGTAAGCGAGATCTGGCCGAAGACCTTGCTCAAGAAGTTTTCATGCGCGTTTATCGCTCGCGGAAGACATATGTGCCGGGTTCGCGGTTCTCGACGTGGCTGTTCACCATCGTAAACAACGTGGCCAGCAATGCCCGCCGCAGCTTGGCACGCCGGAAGGAAGTCCAGGTTACCAGCTCGGTCGAGCAGTCTGGCAGCCAACCGGCAAATCCTATGGAGCGAATCGCCACGGCGGCTAGTGGGCTCATGCCTACCCGGCAACTCGATAAATCAGAAATGGGCTCGATCGTCCGTCAGGCCGTCGAGTCCCTCAACGAGCGACAACGGATGGCCGTGTTGCTCTCGAAATTTGAAGAGATGAGCTACGCCGACATCGCCGAGACGATGGGCATGTCGGTCCAAGCCATCAAGTCGTTATTGTCCCGTGCCCGGGCCAACTTAAAAGAAGCCCTGCAACCCTACCTACAAGAAGGAACCGTCCCCTAA